One stretch of Melospiza georgiana isolate bMelGeo1 chromosome 28, bMelGeo1.pri, whole genome shotgun sequence DNA includes these proteins:
- the RPRML gene encoding reprimo-like protein, protein MNGSFFNQTLLEQAADPNRTQGLGMLLACCNGTSTVLATDGGSLVLAPDERSLFITRVVQIAVLCVLSLTVMFGVFFLGCNLLIKSESMINFLVKDRRPSKDVGAAIMGLY, encoded by the coding sequence ATGAATGGATCCTTTTTCAACCAGACTCtcctggagcaggcagctgaCCCCAACAGGACTCAGGGCTTGGGGATGCTCCTGGCCTGCTGCAATGGGACCAGCACGGTGCTGGCGACGGATGGCGGCTCCTTGGTCCTGGCACCCGATGAGAGGAGCCTTTTCATCACAAGGGTGGTGCAGATTGCTGTCCTCTGCGTCCTCTCCTTGACTGTGATGTTTGGCGTCTTCTTTTTGGGCTGCAACCTGCTCATCAAGTCAGAGAGCATGATTAACTTTCTGGTGAAAGACCGAAGACCTTCCAAGGACGTGGGCGCTGCAATCATGGGACTTTACTGA